Proteins encoded within one genomic window of Aquarana catesbeiana isolate 2022-GZ linkage group LG03, ASM4218655v1, whole genome shotgun sequence:
- the LOC141132878 gene encoding uncharacterized protein encodes MESLRRLMSRKKDNPWKTVNDNWDELLQASHISTSVVNKDWNPWKGWCRSWEMYEQSYSKTPKSGKERAAVWRELYYLAKFTKDRLDEATAMRQQLAKQTVEFTNLQNENLLLKTTCGSLQKQFDYEATAMYKRLETQTAELTNLQKENLLLKTKCKSFQEQLHNEQCKNVMDDHRHRKELEEEVYQRQLAQNENKAILKQRDELERQLVQVKDVIKVYNYNQYLKNITIVNCQNHLEGEESWHEKAKRAGVGCPSRCKILERLEYHEGRLSLAVLNATFWQLVIRLSRHEDLGKNGISRNRSPDWY; translated from the coding sequence ATGGAGTCACTAAGACGCTTGATGTCTCGAAAGAAGGATAACCCTTGGAAAACAGTTAATGACAACTGGGATGAATTGTTACAAGCTTCTCATATTTCAACTTCAGTAGTCAACAAAGACTGGAACCCTTGGAAAGGATGGTGTAGATCCTGGGAAATGTATGAGCAATCCTATTCAAAAACACCCAAGTCAGGCAAGGAGAGGGCAGCTGTGTGGCGAGAGCTATACTACCTTGCAAAATTCACTAAAGATAGGTTAGATGAGGCAACAGCCATGCGCCAACAATTGGCAAAGCAAACGGTTGAATTCACAAACCTTCAAAATGAGAACTTACTTTTGAAAACAACATGCGGGTCACTTCAAAAACAGTTTGATTACGAAGCAACAGCCATGTATAAACGCTTGGAAACGCAAACAGCTGAACTTACAAACCTTCAAAAGGAAAACTTGCTTTTGAAAACAAAATGCAAGTCATTTCAAGAACAGTTACATAACGAACAGTGTAAAAATGTCATGGATGACCACCGCCATAGAAAAGAACTAGAGGAAGAAGTATATCAAAGACAGCTAGCTCAAAATGAAAACAAGGCAATTTTAAAACAACGTGATGAACTGGAAAGGCAATTGGTGCAAGTAAAGGACGTTATAAAAGTTTACAACTATAACCAATATCTCAAGAATATCACTATTGTGAATTGCCAAAACCACTTAGAAGGAGAAGAAAGCTGGCATGAGAAGGCAAAGAGAGCAGGTGTGGGGTGCCCATCACGTTGCAAGATATTGGAGAGGCTAGAATACCATGAAGGACGTCTTAGTTTGGCAGTCCTCAATGCTACGTTTTGGCAACTTGTAATCCGCCTTAGTAGACATGAAGATCTTGGAAAAAACGGTATCTCAAG